One window from the genome of Salvia miltiorrhiza cultivar Shanhuang (shh) chromosome 7, IMPLAD_Smil_shh, whole genome shotgun sequence encodes:
- the LOC130993057 gene encoding putative late blight resistance protein homolog R1A-10, with protein sequence MAYNLQPLVSILQQILNPEQSRWILDHNKPQLQSLLQKAASLHQILEKSSLPKNIENLESQIQEAAHRAEDIIESQMVAQMLSSPKGVSFTFSTPDLQQVMQQLDSVMEQVVKLAEGKTMSSGSSTSGASLLQDPSSKSIVVGVDEDLAKLKDRLTGMQSKLEIVPIVGMGGIGKTTLARKLYEDPSIVEHFSYLAWTTISQDYNMRSILLSLLRCIIGKEECDKHNEKVDSELKDILYRSLYGRIYMIVLDDIWSTTFWDEIRMYFPDNNNRSRIVITTRESDVAKYADSKNLQHQVQLLSESQSWDLLSQIVFGEEDCPHELQGIGEKIASDCSGLPLAISVIGGLLSKVERLKEAWENIGNDVRAAIGESDKQFSNILSLSYNHLPVHLKPCFLYMGAFPEDYQIKASKLICMWIGEGFVKSNGEKSLEEEAEEYLKALIERNLLLVRRSNWYGKAKGYSMHDVLRDLCMRKADDEKFLHVKNSAEVTFSNTRRVSIDKSYGMEDTYEYASSGMSLARSFLFFIEVDQILPPMVFTLSLLRVLDLLEMHKDKIKFLEEILQLVNLRYLAISCNSLPRSGISRLCNLQTLIANLFDHSAPADLWEMSELRHLIMLNRPLCIGDDYMKKIVLKKLQAIWSVRLNLSVIRRGFLESIPNVKRLGIRISSGVLCNNSGSDDGSVCTTKSGIAQATQM encoded by the exons ATGGCTTACAATCTTCAACCCCTCGTCTCCATCCTTCAACAAATCTTGAATCCTGAACAATCACGCTGGATTCTTGATCACAACAAACCACAACTCCAATCCCTCCTCCAAAAAGCTGCTTCTCTGCACCAGATTCTCGAAAAATCTTCACTCCccaaaaatatagagaatttgGAAAGTCAAATCCAAGAAGCAGCACATAGAGCAGAAGATATCATTGAATCTCAGATGGTTGCTCAAATGCTTTCCAGCCCTAAAGGCGTGAGCTTTACTTTTTCAACACCAGATCTACAACAAGTAATGCAACAACTTGATTCTGTAATGGAACAAGTGGTGAAGCTCGCGGAGGGGAAGACGATGTCGAGTGGCAGTTCAACGAGTGGTGCTTCTCTGTTGCAAGATCCGAGCTCGAAGAGCATCGTGGTGGGAGTCGATGAAGATCTGGCGAAGTTGAAGGATCGGCTGACCGGGATGCAAAGCAAGCTGGAGATCGTGCCCATCGTAGGTATGGGTGGTATAGGTAAAACCACTCTTGCTCGAAAGCTTTATGAAGATCCTTCCATTGTTGAGCACTTTAGCTATCTTGCTTGGACCACAATTTCACAAGATTACAATATGCGGTCAATTCTATTAAGCCTTCTCCGCTGTATAATTGGAAAAGAAGAATGTGACAAACATAATGAAAAGGTAGATAGTGAGTTAAAAGATATCTTGTATAGGAGCTTGTATGGTAGAATATACATGATTGTATTAGATGATATATGGAGCACCACATTTTGGGATGAGATAAGGATGTACTTCCCGGACAACAACAACAGGAGTCGGATTGTGATCACCACTAGGGAATCAGATGTCGCCAAATATGCAGACTCGAAGAATCTGCAGCATCAGGTGCAGTTGTTGAGCGAGTCTCAAAGTTGGGATCTTCTTAGCCAAATTGTGTTTGGAGAAGAGGATTGCCCTCATGAACTGCAAGGGATTGGAGAGAAGATTGCGAGTGATTGCAGTGGGCTTCCTCTAGCTATCAGTGTGATTGGAGGGCTGTTGTCAAAGGTGGAAAGGTTAAAAGAGGCTTGGGAGAATATTGGGAACGACGTAAGAGCTGCAATTGGTGAATCAGACAAGCAGTTCTCCAATATACTATCCTTAAGTTATAACCATTTGCCGGTTCACTTGAAGCCATGTTTCCTATATATGGGAGCATTCCCTGAAGATTACCAGATTAAGGCCTCAAAACTCATTTGTATGTGGATAGGTGAAGGATTTGTGAAATCTAATGGAGAAAAAAGTTTGGAAGAAGAGGCAGAGGAATATTTAAAGGCACTCATCGAGAGGAATCTACTTTTGGTTAGACGTTCTAATTGGTATGGAAAAGCAAAGGGGTACAGCATGCATGATGTTTTGAGAGATTTATGCATGAGGAAAGCTGATGATGAGAAGTTTCTACATGTCAAGAATTCTGCAGAGGTCACATTCTCTAACACGCGTCGTGTGAGTATTGACAAATCATATGGAATGGAAGATACTTATGAGTATGCTTCATCAGGGATGTCACTTGCTCGATCATTTCTATTCTTTATCGAGGTGGATCAGATTCTACCTCCCATGGTTTTCACATTAAGCTTGCTTAGGGTGTTGGATTTATTGGAAATGCATAAGGATAAGATTAAGTTCCTGGAAGAAATATTACAACTCGTGAACTTACGCTACTTAGCTATCAGCTGCAATTCATTACCTAGAAGTGGAATCTCAAGATTGTGTAATTTGCAAACATTGATTGCTAATCTATTCGACCACTCTGCCCCAGCTGACTTGTGGGAGATGTCTGAGTTAAGACATCTCATCATGTTGAATAGGCCACTCTGTATAGGAGATGATTACATGAAAAAAATTGTTCTGAAGAAGCTGCAGGCGATATGGAGTGTGAGGCTAAATCTGTCAGTGATTAGAAGGGGTTTCTTGGAAAGCATTCCAAATGTAAAAAGACTGGGAATC AGAATTAGTTCTGGAGTGTTGTGTAATAACTCCGGTAGCGACGACGGCTCTGTGTGCACTACCAAATCTGGAATTGCTCAAGCTACTCAAATGTGA
- the LOC130991682 gene encoding uncharacterized protein LOC130991682, producing the protein MCEEENERDHYWKKHHPLALVETRSKTDKCFICKRNFSSGEKVYGCGEKCRYPMHQECAGLPMKIKHAMHPQHILSQVFHNRYDTEAKACAICGEVAKGVFYRCTSAECMFVMHIRCAQGNGLIDAADDDDDDEQRGSIIDHPSHPRHKLRFTRKCCSFMCDACGTTHEGKSYMCCKANCHYWIHETCASSDLTIKREDHHHPLSLSFHVPPLYMKYDYKCDVCSQYLLSKYWIYHCQLCSYAVHLKCAYKKSPQAREKNDDEKRIMVFPISDVGEDQIGAFVRRQGVNISIPPTPHHDVDYEFHNHKLILVPSSPEEEEDSDDDGEDQYGRKKSELICDGCITPIFRKQRSLSSSSSSSSKDCCYMSCSSGCNYNLHMACFHLPPRLPSIPFHSQSGHDLILGSFDEILYEYCHVCGLSSNGLIYKCTKCLFKADIKCASMPNTIYHTAHPQHPLNLLGKHDVVRRQDYKISCWADCKSSYLDDYYKCGSCEFSVHVGCAMVSTSNASRRWDRHHPLLLTYDAYLNHPGEFYCDECEIEMNPKSWMYHCRWCDISFHPKCFITTSGLGRNIKFGKEYVNAAAHPHPLAFQLLTTKRRCNFCREDNYEWPGFHCASCNYFICYYKCGKKMLGDGDMKVVDRPLKYIDIS; encoded by the exons ATGTGTGAGGAAGAAAATGAGAGAGACCACTATTGGAAAAAGCACCATCCACTTGCTTTGGTGGAAACTCGCAGCAAAACTGATAAATGTTTCATCTGTAAAAGGAATTTTAGTAGTGGAGAGAAAGTTTATGGATGTGGCGAGAAATGTCGGTATCCAATGCACCAAGAATGTGCAGGACTGCCGATGAAGATTAAACACGCAATGCACCCACAACACATACTCTCTCAAGTATTCCACAACCGTTACGATACCGAAGCAAAGGCTTGTGCAATCTGCGGAGAGGTTGCCAAGGGAGTCTTCTACAGATGCACGAGCGCAGAATGTATGTTTGTGATGCATATCAGATGCGCGCAGGGAAACGGCTTGATTGATGCAGCTGATGATGACGACGATGATGAGCAACGTGGCAGCATCATAGATCATCCGAGTCACCCCAGACATAAGCTGAGGTTTACGAGGAAGTGTTGTTCCTTCATGTGTGATGCTTGCGGCACCACACACGAGGGGAAGTCTTACATGTGCTGCAAAGCTAATTGTCATTATTGGATCCACGAGACATGCGCATCCTCGGATCTAACCATCAAGAGGGAAGACCACCATCACCCACTCTCCCTCTCTTTTCATGTCCCTCCTCTATATATGAAATATGACTACAAATGTGATGTGTGTAGCCAATATTTACTGTCAAAATATTGGATATATCATTGCCAACTTTGCAGCTATGCTGTCCATCTCAAATGCGCGTACAAGAAGTCTCCCCAAGCCAG AGAAAAGAATGACGATGAGAAAAGGATTATGGTGTTCCCAATAAGTGATGTGGGTGAGGACCAAATTGGAGCTTTTGTAAGGAGACAAGGAGTAAATATATCAATACCACCCACCCCTCATCATGATGTCGATTATGAGTTCCACAATCACAAACTTATATTAGTCCCATCATCtccagaagaagaagaagatagtgatgatgatgggGAAGACCAATATGGTCGTAAAAAATCTGAACTAATATGTGATGGGTGCATTACTCCTATATTTCGAAAACAAAGATcattatcttcttcttcttcttcaagtaGTAAAGATTGCTGCTACATGAGTTGTAGCAGTGGCTGCAACTATAATCTTCACATGGCGTGCTTCCACTTGCCACCTCGCCTTCCCTCCATTCCATTCCACTCCCAATCTGGTCACGACCTAATCCTCGGATCTTTTGATGAAATCCTATATGAATATTGTCACGTGTGTGGCCTCAGTTCAAATGGGTTGATTTACAAGTGCACAAAATGCTTATTTAAAGCAGACATTAAGTGCGCTTCTATGCCGAACACCATATATCACACGGCTCACCCACAACATCCCCTCAACCTCCTCGGTAAACACGATGTTGTTCGGAGACAAGATTACAAAATCTCTTGTTGGGCTGATTGTAAATCCTCATATTTGGATGATTATTACAAGTGCGGCAGCTGTGAGTTCAGTGTGCACGTTGGATGCGCTATGGTGTCGACATCAAATGCAAGCCGTAGATGGGACAGGCATCACCCGTTGCTATTGACGTACGATGCCTATCTCAACCATCCGGGTGAATTCTACTGCGATGAATGTGAAATAGAAATGAATCCAAAGAGCTGGATGTATCATTGCCGCTGGTGCGATATATCCTTCCATCCCAAATGCTTTATCACCACATCCGGTCTGGGTAGAAACATCAAGTTCGGAAAGGAATATGTGAATGCGGCAGCTCATCCACACCCTCTCGCCTTTCAACTTCTCACCACAAAACGTCGATGCAACTTTTGCCGTGAGGATAATTATGAATGGCCTGGATTTCATTGTGCATCATGCAACTACTTCATTTGTTACTACAAGTGCGGTAAAAAAATGCTCGGAGATGGCGACATGAAGGTAGTCGATCGGCCACTAAAATACATAGATATATCATGA